A genomic segment from Barrientosiimonas humi encodes:
- a CDS encoding DUF3592 domain-containing protein: MTVVAVLLILFGLGWAGMGTAAARRTAPYRARERWPRVTGLVLALAQEEDPERPGRAKRLPTVTYRYRDAAGVEHEGRDALATNQSLAAGDPIDIEVDPTDPRRSRTYAPTVAVGAIFWGGAVFAVGGVALLGLGLWLLLTR; encoded by the coding sequence ATGACCGTCGTCGCCGTGCTGCTGATCCTCTTCGGCCTGGGGTGGGCCGGGATGGGGACGGCCGCGGCGCGCCGCACGGCGCCCTACCGCGCCCGCGAGCGGTGGCCGCGCGTCACCGGGCTGGTGCTGGCGCTGGCCCAGGAGGAGGACCCCGAGCGGCCCGGCCGGGCCAAGCGGCTCCCCACGGTGACCTATCGCTACCGCGACGCGGCCGGGGTCGAGCACGAGGGCCGCGACGCCCTGGCGACCAACCAGTCGCTGGCCGCGGGCGACCCGATCGACATCGAGGTCGACCCGACCGACCCGCGCCGCTCGCGCACCTACGCCCCGACGGTGGCGGTGGGGGCGATCTTCTGGGGCGGGGCGGTGTTCGCGGTGGGCGGGGTCGCCCTGCTCGGGCTCGGCCTCTGGCTGCTGCTGACCCGCTGA
- a CDS encoding adenylosuccinate synthase, with translation MPAIVLVGAQWGDEGKGKATDLLGDRVDYVVKFNGGNNAGHTVVVDGEKYALHLLPSGILSPDVVPVIGNGVVVDIGVLFEELDGLEARGVDTSRLRVSASAHVITSYHTTMDKVTERFLGKRKIGTTGRGIGPAYADKMNRVGIRVQDLYDESILRQKVEAALDVKNQMLVKMYNRRAIAADEIVAELRGYAERLRPMVADTSLELGEALDADKVVLFEAGQATLLDVDHGTYPYVTSSSATSGGACTGSGVPPTRIDRVIAILKAYSTRVGEGPFPTELHDDLGEFLRKTGGEYGVTTGRPRRTGWLDTVVGRYATRINGTTDFVLTKLDILGGLEKVPVCVAYDVDGVRHDEMPVNQSDFHHAQPIYEELDGWWEDISECRSYDELPENARRYVEFVEEQIGARVSVIGVGPGRDEVIVRHDLLGSDDPR, from the coding sequence ATGCCAGCGATCGTGCTCGTGGGCGCCCAGTGGGGCGACGAGGGCAAGGGCAAGGCGACCGACCTGCTCGGTGACCGCGTCGACTACGTCGTGAAGTTCAACGGCGGCAACAACGCCGGTCACACCGTGGTGGTCGACGGCGAGAAGTACGCCCTGCACCTGCTGCCCAGCGGCATCCTCAGCCCCGACGTCGTGCCGGTCATCGGCAACGGCGTGGTGGTCGACATCGGCGTGCTGTTCGAGGAGCTCGACGGTCTCGAGGCGCGCGGCGTCGACACCTCCCGGCTGCGGGTCAGCGCCAGCGCGCACGTGATCACCAGCTACCACACGACGATGGACAAGGTGACCGAGCGCTTCCTCGGCAAGCGCAAGATCGGCACCACCGGGCGCGGCATCGGCCCGGCCTACGCCGACAAGATGAACCGCGTCGGCATCCGCGTGCAGGACCTCTACGACGAGTCGATCCTGCGGCAGAAGGTCGAGGCCGCGCTCGACGTCAAGAACCAGATGCTGGTCAAGATGTACAACCGCCGCGCCATCGCCGCCGACGAGATCGTCGCCGAGCTGCGCGGCTACGCCGAGCGGCTGCGCCCGATGGTCGCCGACACCTCGCTGGAGCTCGGCGAGGCGCTGGACGCCGACAAGGTCGTGCTGTTCGAGGCCGGCCAGGCGACGCTGCTCGACGTCGACCACGGCACCTACCCCTACGTCACCTCCTCCAGCGCCACCTCCGGCGGCGCGTGCACCGGCTCGGGCGTGCCGCCCACCCGCATCGACCGGGTCATCGCGATCCTCAAGGCCTACTCCACCCGCGTCGGCGAGGGTCCGTTCCCGACCGAACTGCACGACGACCTGGGCGAGTTCCTGCGCAAGACCGGCGGCGAGTACGGCGTGACGACCGGGCGACCCCGACGTACGGGCTGGCTCGACACCGTCGTCGGCCGCTACGCCACGCGGATCAACGGCACCACCGACTTCGTGCTCACCAAGCTCGACATCCTCGGCGGCCTCGAGAAGGTGCCGGTGTGCGTGGCGTACGACGTCGACGGGGTCCGGCACGACGAGATGCCGGTCAACCAGAGCGACTTCCACCACGCGCAGCCGATCTACGAGGAGCTCGACGGCTGGTGGGAGGACATCTCCGAGTGCCGCAGCTACGACGAGCTGCCCGAGAACGCCCGCCGCTACGTCGAGTTCGTCGAGGAGCAGATCGGCGCACGCGTCTCGGTGATCGGCGTCGGGCCGGGCCGTGACGAGGTCATCGTGCGGCACGACCTGCTCGGCTCCGACGACCCGCGCTGA
- a CDS encoding carbohydrate ABC transporter permease: MTTAATARLRAVPKLAFLLVALALTLGPVVWTVLTSLRPPDQALGSSFSLSGLSLDSYRAVFEQIDMWLLILNSVLVTGLIALGQMVSAGLAGYVFARMPFRGRGALFSVILATMMVPMQVTIVPVFMLIRGMNLSDTLLALILPALPTAFGTFLMRQHFMTLPHELGEAAAIDGASPWRTFRSIYAPLAAPGLAIVGILAFNFHWNEFFRPLIMTVSEENFTLPLGLVSLQGNKGTGSVATVLAGVVLSMIPALLVFVFGQRSLREGLTTGSNR; encoded by the coding sequence ATGACCACCGCCGCGACCGCCCGCCTGCGGGCCGTCCCCAAGCTCGCCTTCCTGCTCGTCGCCCTGGCCCTCACCCTCGGCCCGGTCGTCTGGACCGTGCTCACCTCGCTGCGCCCGCCCGACCAGGCCCTCGGCAGCAGCTTCAGCCTCTCCGGCCTGAGCCTGGACTCCTACCGCGCCGTCTTCGAGCAGATCGACATGTGGCTGCTCATCCTCAACAGCGTGCTGGTCACCGGCCTCATCGCGCTGGGCCAGATGGTCAGCGCCGGCCTCGCGGGATACGTCTTCGCGCGGATGCCCTTCCGCGGTCGCGGGGCGCTGTTCTCGGTCATCCTCGCGACGATGATGGTGCCGATGCAGGTCACGATCGTGCCGGTCTTCATGCTGATCCGCGGGATGAACCTGTCCGACACCCTGCTCGCGCTGATCCTGCCGGCGCTGCCGACGGCGTTCGGCACCTTCCTCATGCGCCAGCACTTCATGACGCTGCCGCACGAGCTCGGCGAGGCGGCAGCGATCGACGGCGCGTCGCCGTGGCGCACGTTCCGCTCGATCTACGCCCCGCTCGCCGCGCCCGGGCTCGCGATCGTCGGGATCCTGGCGTTCAACTTCCACTGGAACGAGTTCTTCCGGCCGCTGATCATGACCGTGAGCGAGGAGAACTTCACCCTGCCGCTCGGGCTGGTCTCGCTGCAGGGCAACAAGGGCACCGGGTCGGTCGCGACCGTGCTCGCCGGCGTCGTGCTGTCGATGATCCCCGCCCTGCTCGTCTTCGTCTTCGGGCAGCGGTCGCTGCGCGAGGGCCTCACCACCGGCAGCAACCGGTGA
- a CDS encoding DUF3592 domain-containing protein, which translates to MTVVGVAFLVVGLIFVVLAPHTLVRDLRRSRRAATWQPAQALVEGVRQERRRSTSGTDGGSSSHTVRLMTYAWADASGRRFTEETQIDDDDIVEPGRPVQIFVDPDDPSRSQFGRPSAVSYGCGVVMLLFLLVLGLGLAGIGWMLLGV; encoded by the coding sequence GTGACCGTCGTCGGCGTGGCCTTCCTCGTGGTCGGTCTGATCTTCGTCGTGCTCGCGCCGCACACCCTCGTGCGCGACCTGCGGCGCAGCCGCCGCGCCGCCACCTGGCAGCCGGCGCAGGCGCTGGTGGAGGGCGTGCGCCAGGAGCGGCGGCGCAGCACGTCCGGCACCGATGGCGGGTCCTCGAGCCACACCGTCCGGCTCATGACGTACGCCTGGGCCGACGCGAGCGGTCGGCGCTTCACCGAGGAGACCCAGATCGACGACGACGACATCGTCGAGCCGGGCCGGCCGGTGCAGATCTTCGTCGACCCCGACGACCCGTCGCGCAGCCAGTTCGGCCGGCCGAGCGCCGTGTCCTACGGCTGCGGCGTCGTCATGCTGCTGTTCCTGCTCGTGCTGGGGCTCGGGCTGGCCGGCATCGGCTGGATGCTGCTCGGCGTATGA
- the fbaA gene encoding class II fructose-bisphosphate aldolase, with translation MPIATPEAYAEMLDRAKKDGFAYPAINVSSSQTLNAAIRGFAEAESDGIIQVSTGGAEYWSGPTVKDMVAGSLGLAAFAEQVAKSYDINIALHTDHCPKDKLDGFVRPLLAASTERVKNGGLPYFQSHMWDGSAVPLEENLQIAEELLGLAKAANVILEIEVGVVGGEEDGVANEINDQLYTTPDDAIATVKALGSGEDGRYLTALTFGNVHGVYKPGNVKLRPEILKAAQEAAAKELGQGASDRPFDLVFHGGSGSTAEEIKEAVSYGVVKMNVDTDTQYAFTRPVAGFMLTNYEGVLKVDGEVGNKKQYDPRTWGKEAEAGMAARVVEACQHLGSAGTKI, from the coding sequence ATGCCGATCGCCACGCCCGAGGCGTACGCCGAGATGCTCGACCGTGCCAAGAAGGACGGCTTCGCCTACCCGGCCATCAACGTCAGCAGCAGCCAGACGCTCAACGCCGCGATCCGCGGGTTCGCCGAGGCCGAGAGCGACGGCATCATCCAGGTGTCGACCGGCGGCGCGGAGTACTGGTCCGGCCCGACGGTCAAGGACATGGTGGCGGGCTCGCTCGGGCTGGCCGCGTTCGCCGAGCAGGTCGCGAAGAGCTACGACATCAACATCGCGCTGCACACCGACCACTGCCCCAAGGACAAGCTCGACGGCTTCGTCCGGCCGCTGCTGGCCGCCTCGACCGAGCGGGTGAAGAACGGCGGGCTGCCCTACTTCCAGTCGCACATGTGGGACGGCTCCGCGGTGCCGCTGGAGGAGAACCTGCAGATCGCCGAGGAGCTGCTCGGCCTCGCGAAGGCCGCGAACGTGATCCTGGAGATCGAGGTGGGTGTCGTCGGCGGCGAGGAGGACGGCGTCGCCAACGAGATCAACGACCAGCTCTACACCACCCCCGACGACGCGATCGCCACGGTCAAGGCGCTGGGCTCGGGCGAGGACGGCCGCTACCTCACGGCGCTGACCTTCGGCAACGTGCACGGCGTCTACAAGCCGGGCAACGTCAAGCTGCGCCCGGAGATCCTCAAGGCCGCCCAGGAGGCCGCGGCCAAGGAGCTCGGCCAGGGCGCGAGCGACCGCCCGTTCGACCTGGTCTTCCACGGCGGGTCGGGCTCGACCGCCGAGGAGATCAAGGAGGCGGTGTCCTACGGCGTCGTGAAGATGAACGTCGACACCGACACCCAGTACGCCTTCACCCGCCCGGTCGCCGGCTTCATGCTCACCAACTACGAGGGCGTGCTCAAGGTCGACGGCGAGGTCGGCAACAAGAAGCAGTACGACCCGCGCACCTGGGGCAAGGAGGCCGAGGCCGGCATGGCGGCCCGCGTCGTGGAGGCGTGCCAGCACCTCGGCTCGGCCGGCACCAAGATCTGA
- a CDS encoding LacI family DNA-binding transcriptional regulator produces the protein MARREATAADVAKKAGVSRTAVSFVLNDKDAGNIAPATRERILAAAQELGYVPHPVARSLRTQRTQMVGLITDAIATSPFAGQLLGGAADRARERGHLVAVFDSQERPALEAQAAEELRYRRVDGLLYAAMSLREVGEVPGVGLPTVLANCYDADDAHPSVAPDEVRAGETVADFLVGMGHRDVGVLISDLVVAGTLRLQGLRAGLARESLQPKVIEHLDDGWTIDAGYAATMRVLQGEDPPTALFCVNDRVAAGAVLAATRLGLDVPGDLSVMGFDDQEELAANFVPGLTTMALPHRAMGEVAMDRLLDAVEGISDPGPRRLLLESPLVQRESVGPPR, from the coding sequence GTGGCGAGGCGGGAGGCGACCGCGGCTGACGTCGCGAAGAAGGCGGGCGTCTCCCGCACCGCCGTGTCCTTCGTCCTCAACGACAAGGACGCCGGCAACATCGCGCCGGCCACGCGCGAGCGCATCCTCGCGGCGGCGCAGGAGCTCGGCTACGTCCCGCACCCGGTCGCGCGCAGCCTGCGCACCCAGCGCACCCAGATGGTCGGCCTGATCACCGACGCCATCGCGACCAGCCCGTTCGCCGGACAGCTGCTCGGCGGGGCGGCCGACCGGGCGCGCGAGCGCGGCCACCTGGTGGCGGTCTTCGACAGCCAGGAGCGGCCGGCCCTCGAGGCGCAGGCCGCCGAGGAGCTGCGCTACCGCCGGGTCGACGGGCTCCTCTACGCGGCGATGTCGCTGCGCGAGGTCGGCGAGGTGCCCGGCGTCGGGCTGCCGACCGTGCTGGCCAACTGCTACGACGCCGACGACGCGCACCCGTCGGTGGCCCCCGACGAGGTGCGCGCGGGCGAGACGGTGGCCGACTTCCTGGTCGGGATGGGGCACCGTGACGTCGGCGTGCTGATCAGCGACCTGGTGGTCGCCGGCACCCTGCGGCTGCAGGGGCTGCGGGCGGGCCTGGCGCGAGAGTCGTTGCAGCCCAAGGTGATCGAGCACCTCGACGACGGCTGGACCATCGACGCGGGGTATGCCGCGACGATGCGCGTCCTGCAGGGCGAGGACCCCCCGACCGCGCTGTTCTGCGTCAACGACCGCGTCGCGGCCGGGGCGGTGCTGGCCGCCACCCGGCTCGGGCTCGACGTGCCCGGCGACCTGTCGGTCATGGGCTTCGACGACCAGGAGGAGCTGGCCGCCAACTTCGTGCCCGGCCTCACCACCATGGCGCTGCCGCACCGCGCGATGGGCGAGGTCGCGATGGACCGGCTGCTCGACGCTGTCGAGGGGATCAGCGACCCCGGGCCGCGCCGGCTGCTCCTGGAGTCGCCGCTGGTGCAGCGGGAGTCGGTGGGACCACCTCGGTGA
- a CDS encoding carbohydrate ABC transporter permease, protein MTTIAPPPPTEDVVAAETSAGAPTDDRTRRQTRWLTALFLAPTVIGLTLFTLVPIVASLLLAFFRWDIISDPEFVGLDNFTSLASDPTLRIAFGNTLLFVVVAVALQLAVALVLAVAVMSRMPGWLRSVFRSAFFFPLILSASSVSIVMAYLFNQDFGLVNRTLNSLGIASVPWLTSDWAAPIVVVLVYVWQNFGFSFLLFLGGLAAIPRDVYEAAAIDGATGWRQFRQITLPLLSPTMLVASVMAIIAALQIFDQPYVLTRGGPGDSTRTVVMVIYENAFQQLQFGRASAIGVVLTVLIMAVTALQFRLSRRFVFYS, encoded by the coding sequence GTGACCACCATCGCCCCGCCCCCGCCCACCGAGGACGTCGTCGCGGCCGAGACCTCGGCCGGCGCCCCGACCGACGACCGCACCCGCCGGCAGACGCGGTGGCTCACCGCGCTCTTCCTCGCGCCCACGGTCATCGGCCTGACCCTGTTCACCCTGGTCCCGATCGTCGCGTCGCTGCTGCTGGCGTTCTTCCGCTGGGACATCATCAGCGACCCCGAGTTCGTCGGCCTCGACAACTTCACCTCGCTCGCCTCCGACCCCACGCTGCGCATCGCCTTCGGCAACACGCTGCTGTTCGTCGTGGTCGCCGTCGCGCTGCAGCTGGCCGTCGCGCTGGTGCTCGCCGTGGCGGTGATGTCGCGGATGCCGGGCTGGCTGCGCTCGGTCTTCCGGTCGGCCTTCTTCTTCCCGCTGATCCTGTCGGCCTCGTCGGTCTCGATCGTGATGGCCTACCTGTTCAACCAGGACTTCGGACTCGTCAACCGCACCCTGAACAGCCTGGGCATCGCGTCGGTGCCGTGGCTGACCTCCGACTGGGCCGCCCCGATCGTCGTGGTCCTGGTCTACGTCTGGCAGAACTTCGGCTTCTCGTTCCTGCTGTTCCTCGGCGGCCTCGCGGCCATCCCGCGCGACGTCTACGAAGCGGCCGCGATCGACGGCGCGACCGGCTGGCGGCAGTTCCGCCAGATCACCCTGCCGCTGCTGTCGCCGACGATGCTCGTCGCGTCGGTCATGGCGATCATCGCGGCGCTGCAGATCTTCGACCAGCCGTACGTCCTCACCCGCGGCGGTCCCGGCGACTCCACCCGCACCGTCGTGATGGTGATCTACGAGAACGCCTTCCAGCAGCTGCAGTTCGGCCGCGCCAGCGCCATCGGCGTCGTGCTGACCGTGCTGATCATGGCGGTCACCGCGCTGCAGTTCCGCCTCTCCCGCCGATTCGTCTTCTACTCCTGA
- a CDS encoding DUF3151 domain-containing protein, with protein sequence MDQNLLGIPPTELPEDPAAAALAEGRDPRAVAAAAPTSSLAWAQLAEDALADGLTIEAYAFARTGYHRGLDALRRAGWKGQGPVPWEHEPNRGFLRALAVLSKAAGEIGETDEQQRCADFLRSSSATAARELGID encoded by the coding sequence ATGGACCAGAACCTGCTGGGGATCCCGCCCACCGAGCTGCCCGAGGACCCGGCCGCCGCCGCGCTCGCCGAGGGTCGCGACCCGCGCGCCGTCGCCGCCGCCGCGCCCACCTCCTCGCTCGCCTGGGCGCAGCTCGCCGAGGACGCGCTCGCCGACGGACTCACCATCGAGGCGTACGCCTTCGCCCGCACCGGCTACCACCGCGGGCTCGACGCGCTGCGCCGCGCCGGCTGGAAGGGCCAGGGTCCGGTGCCGTGGGAGCACGAGCCCAACCGCGGCTTCCTGCGCGCGCTCGCCGTGCTGTCGAAGGCCGCCGGCGAGATCGGCGAGACCGACGAGCAGCAGCGCTGCGCCGACTTCCTGCGCTCGTCGTCGGCCACCGCCGCCCGCGAGCTCGGCATCGACTGA
- a CDS encoding glycoside hydrolase family 32 protein yields MPRNPLPALHIRPDHGWLNDPNGMVHHGGRWHVFFQHNPQRPVHERIAWGHVSSADLVGWDPHPVAFAPEPGGPDRAGCWSGVFLPWLDRPAMAYSGVVDDTHASTVVVREALDDDLDTWTPPYVVATTPPDVTQMRDPFCFERAGRRFALLGARVGHATPAVLLFSCDDPRDWRYEGVWLTGENPVAATLPESDFWECPQLVELGGRSVLVLSLQLEGRLSTVGLLVGDLTDAASGDGLPRFEPAAAGLLDEGPSCYAPQVALDPDGPWLHGWVLDVGRPDAPAPAVSGCLTLPRRLHLVGDAVVSRVDDRLRAYVGGQPSTPVTGAQLAAGVDLPLVARVTGAGTDPTTTLTLRGAERDVEIHVGATGFEVWVDADVVEVYRETLPPVTVRQPGTAGWRLRATGASGLGASACVSDATITEVVPPTPAAPAATPGAAGAARGR; encoded by the coding sequence GTGCCCCGAAACCCCTTGCCAGCACTGCACATCCGCCCCGACCACGGCTGGCTGAACGACCCGAACGGGATGGTGCACCACGGCGGCCGGTGGCACGTGTTCTTCCAGCACAACCCGCAGCGGCCGGTGCACGAGCGCATCGCGTGGGGGCACGTCAGCTCCGCCGACCTCGTCGGCTGGGACCCGCACCCGGTGGCGTTCGCGCCCGAACCGGGAGGGCCGGACCGGGCCGGGTGCTGGAGCGGGGTGTTCCTGCCGTGGCTCGATCGGCCCGCGATGGCGTACAGCGGGGTGGTGGACGACACGCACGCCAGCACCGTCGTCGTGCGCGAGGCGCTCGACGACGACCTCGACACCTGGACCCCGCCGTACGTCGTCGCCACCACTCCCCCCGACGTCACCCAGATGCGTGACCCGTTCTGCTTCGAGCGGGCGGGGCGGCGGTTCGCGCTGCTGGGTGCGCGCGTCGGTCACGCGACCCCCGCGGTGCTGCTGTTCAGCTGTGACGACCCACGTGACTGGCGCTACGAAGGCGTCTGGCTGACCGGCGAGAACCCTGTGGCCGCAACGCTTCCCGAGTCCGACTTCTGGGAGTGCCCGCAGCTGGTCGAGCTCGGCGGACGGTCGGTGCTGGTGCTGTCGCTGCAGCTCGAGGGGCGGCTGTCCACCGTCGGCCTCCTCGTCGGCGACCTGACCGACGCCGCGAGCGGCGACGGGCTGCCGCGGTTCGAGCCGGCCGCCGCCGGGCTGCTCGACGAGGGTCCGAGCTGCTACGCGCCGCAGGTCGCCCTCGACCCCGACGGCCCGTGGCTGCACGGCTGGGTGCTCGACGTCGGCCGGCCCGACGCCCCGGCGCCCGCGGTGAGCGGCTGCCTCACGCTGCCGCGGCGGCTGCACCTGGTGGGCGACGCGGTGGTGAGCCGGGTCGACGACCGGCTCCGGGCATACGTCGGGGGGCAGCCGAGCACCCCCGTCACCGGCGCGCAGCTCGCGGCCGGGGTCGACCTGCCGCTCGTGGCGCGGGTGACCGGTGCGGGCACCGACCCGACCACGACGCTGACCCTGCGCGGCGCCGAGCGCGACGTCGAGATCCATGTGGGCGCAACGGGATTCGAGGTCTGGGTCGACGCCGACGTGGTGGAGGTCTATCGCGAGACGCTGCCCCCGGTGACGGTCCGGCAGCCGGGCACCGCCGGCTGGCGACTGCGCGCGACGGGCGCCAGCGGCCTAGGCGCCAGCGCATGCGTCTCCGACGCAACGATCACCGAGGTGGTCCCACCGACTCCCGCTGCACCAGCGGCGACTCCAGGAGCAGCCGGCGCGGCCCGGGGTCGCTGA
- a CDS encoding ABC transporter substrate-binding protein encodes MSELTRRTMLGVTGAGTLAALTAGWPRLTGSDIPGRGDDELRVAMLGTAQDAEARTGLVQAFRRRHPDIPVSVQAIQGADWSDFFAKILTLVAAGTPPDVVVVATEGTQLFADRLAEPLDRYVQRDAAEMADYFSDVHPSLIEAFMYDGHLFQLPVDFNAANMYLNVAAMRRAGLERPPDDWTHEDFLRMLRAMRARGGRGFVPYYWTNRLWGGVVPWLYANGTSFLTEEKAPGGDWLWSRFYAGSPGVAQRSGGYLWRGSNALDPKVAEVYEFLRRVVAEGLGSSPAQGGGNQLVGQFASGGVGFTPAGGFWVEGLAEAKMPGSAYDVQFFPRWRTQRHQFGAAGYAMMKTSQRKDQAWEWIKFCASREGMRLAFPVPNTTPVRRSMVDEALYRGKGPAHWQVFYDTLDRFPTTGPIPAPPQQAAVETALIKHTVGAVTGSARNVEPTLRRLDADLERALRSTP; translated from the coding sequence ATGTCCGAACTCACCCGCCGCACGATGCTCGGCGTCACCGGAGCCGGCACCCTCGCCGCGCTCACCGCCGGCTGGCCACGGCTCACCGGCAGCGACATCCCCGGCCGCGGCGACGACGAGCTGCGCGTCGCGATGCTCGGCACCGCGCAGGACGCCGAGGCCCGCACCGGTCTCGTCCAGGCCTTCCGGCGCCGTCACCCCGACATCCCGGTGAGCGTGCAGGCGATCCAGGGCGCCGACTGGAGCGACTTCTTCGCCAAGATCCTCACGCTGGTCGCCGCCGGCACCCCGCCCGACGTCGTGGTCGTCGCGACCGAGGGCACCCAGCTGTTCGCCGACCGGCTGGCCGAGCCGCTGGACCGCTACGTCCAGCGCGACGCGGCCGAGATGGCCGACTACTTCTCCGACGTGCACCCCTCGCTCATCGAGGCGTTCATGTACGACGGCCACCTGTTCCAGCTGCCGGTCGACTTCAACGCGGCGAACATGTACCTCAACGTCGCCGCCATGCGCCGCGCCGGGCTGGAGCGGCCGCCGGACGACTGGACCCACGAGGACTTCCTGCGGATGCTGCGCGCGATGCGCGCCCGCGGCGGCCGCGGCTTCGTGCCGTACTACTGGACCAACCGGCTCTGGGGCGGGGTCGTGCCGTGGCTGTACGCCAACGGCACCAGCTTCCTCACCGAGGAGAAGGCGCCGGGCGGCGACTGGCTGTGGTCCCGCTTCTACGCCGGCTCCCCCGGCGTCGCGCAGCGCTCCGGCGGCTACCTGTGGCGCGGGTCGAACGCCCTCGACCCCAAGGTCGCCGAGGTCTACGAGTTCCTGCGCCGGGTCGTCGCCGAGGGCTTGGGGTCGAGCCCGGCCCAGGGCGGCGGCAACCAGCTGGTCGGCCAGTTCGCTTCTGGCGGAGTGGGATTCACGCCTGCCGGCGGATTCTGGGTGGAGGGTCTCGCCGAGGCCAAGATGCCCGGCAGCGCCTACGACGTGCAGTTCTTCCCGCGCTGGCGCACCCAGCGCCACCAGTTCGGCGCGGCCGGCTACGCGATGATGAAGACCTCCCAGCGCAAGGACCAGGCGTGGGAGTGGATCAAGTTCTGCGCCTCCCGCGAAGGCATGCGCCTGGCCTTCCCGGTGCCCAACACCACGCCCGTACGCCGGTCGATGGTCGACGAGGCGCTCTATCGCGGCAAGGGGCCGGCCCACTGGCAGGTCTTCTACGACACCCTCGACCGCTTCCCCACCACCGGACCGATCCCGGCGCCGCCGCAGCAGGCCGCCGTCGAGACCGCGCTCATCAAGCACACGGTCGGCGCGGTCACCGGCTCGGCCCGCAACGTCGAGCCGACCCTGCGCCGGCTCGACGCCGACCTCGAGCGCGCCCTGAGGAGCACCCCGTGA
- a CDS encoding choice-of-anchor P family protein, producing the protein MRRTPWTLVLIAVLAFFAPSTLGAARAAAVTPKLTDVIASGTGYGSYVLSNLASVRSGPTSYSTLGCTRATPLTRTNSAATVTVPVVGQVGAVSTSVRSSQTTTAKTAQADSTTASVNLLGGLITGSTLRSTAATTISSTGVTTNRQSVSLAGLRVSGVAVAANPAPNTTLALRSGSTVIGKVVVNEQSRQASAWAGGATTRVLSVYITTSNPLGLPIGTRIIVGHAGVAAKASPAGQLGGAGFAARSTLADGTVKNGPLSYMTVPCLGGTASASAASLSQPGVLTAGVTRTDTSGTVGSSLRSSVVTKVTDLSLLGGLITADAVTASATTTRSAPGAAPVSTDGSTVANLRVAGVPVINGAVAPNTVVRIPGVATVTLHKVVRTSTGLTVTMIEVKLEKLFGALPTGSLVEVAQARSYVV; encoded by the coding sequence ATGAGACGCACACCCTGGACGCTCGTCCTCATCGCGGTGCTGGCGTTCTTCGCCCCGTCCACCCTCGGCGCCGCACGCGCCGCGGCCGTCACCCCCAAGCTGACCGACGTCATCGCGAGCGGTACCGGTTACGGCAGCTATGTGCTGTCCAACCTGGCGTCGGTCCGTTCCGGGCCGACGTCGTACTCGACGCTCGGCTGCACCCGCGCGACGCCGCTCACCCGCACCAACTCGGCGGCCACCGTCACCGTCCCGGTCGTCGGGCAGGTCGGTGCCGTCAGCACCTCGGTGCGCTCGTCGCAGACGACCACCGCCAAGACCGCGCAGGCCGACAGCACGACGGCCAGCGTGAACCTGCTCGGCGGGCTGATCACCGGGTCGACGCTGAGGTCGACCGCCGCCACCACGATCAGCTCGACCGGCGTCACGACCAACCGCCAGTCGGTCTCGCTCGCGGGCCTGCGGGTGAGCGGCGTGGCCGTCGCGGCCAACCCGGCGCCCAACACCACGCTCGCGCTGAGGTCGGGCAGCACGGTCATCGGCAAGGTCGTGGTCAACGAGCAGTCGCGGCAGGCCAGCGCCTGGGCGGGCGGCGCCACGACCCGCGTGCTGTCGGTCTACATCACGACCAGCAACCCGCTGGGCCTGCCGATCGGCACGCGGATCATCGTCGGTCACGCGGGGGTGGCGGCGAAGGCCTCGCCCGCCGGCCAGCTCGGCGGCGCGGGCTTCGCGGCGCGCAGCACGCTCGCCGACGGCACCGTGAAGAACGGGCCGCTGTCGTACATGACCGTGCCGTGCCTGGGCGGGACGGCGAGCGCCTCGGCGGCCTCGCTGTCGCAGCCGGGCGTGCTCACGGCCGGCGTCACCCGCACCGACACCAGCGGCACCGTCGGCAGCTCGCTGCGCAGCAGCGTCGTGACCAAGGTGACCGACCTGTCGCTGCTCGGCGGGCTCATCACCGCCGACGCGGTGACGGCCAGCGCGACGACCACGCGGTCGGCGCCGGGTGCCGCCCCGGTGAGCACCGACGGCTCGACGGTCGCCAACCTGCGGGTGGCCGGGGTGCCGGTCATCAACGGCGCGGTCGCCCCCAACACGGTCGTGCGCATCCCCGGGGTCGCCACGGTGACCCTGCACAAGGTCGTGCGCACCAGCACCGGCCTCACCGTGACGATGATCGAGGTGAAGCTGGAGAAGCTGTTCGGTGCGCTGCCCACCGGGTCGCTCGTCGAGGTGGCCCAGGCCCGCAGCTACGTCGTGTGA